Proteins from one Podospora pseudoanserina strain CBS 124.78 chromosome 1, whole genome shotgun sequence genomic window:
- the MSD1 gene encoding aspartate--tRNA ligase msd1 (EggNog:ENOG503NUX2; COG:J; BUSCO:EOG09261Q18) produces MALSRPSMRRLTSLRPSNFRPCTSFLQPRLIRRPSGVSWVPQRFTHSDITQQLREEWSSYNHFPQASSANQFVNGQTVTVHGFLSQRRISSKKLIFANVQVDNGPSIQVVSHSEPGDESNPPPGHEAHLALRALPLHSPVAVTGTVVSQKGDRDLSASSQRDVPGSFPKGVTHLEISLQNIQPLNAFPKDIIVSKGVQFPPSARHLQIRFDEALQARIRARPKIGHELRKSLTDLNFTEVETPILFKSTPEGAREFLVPTRRAGLAYALPQSPQQYKQILMSSGIRGYYQFARCFRDEDLRADRQPEFTQLDLEMSFATGQDVMRTVESIMKDLMKSLNSQFELVQSDTNERYPVPRRTPPSSDPSPNPWPVSDKPFPRITYEEAMSRFGVDKPDTRIPFEITPNVPLPESFTSMISPLPSPTIDTFVFTPTTSPSIRDTTTFIHTFLSTLPPALFSLNPNGQPAALIIDTSKPLMGLSPLSHSGFETITNLYPSLTSGDVIFFQARPPTPFSGGSTALGQIRTLLYSSAVTSGFLPPSHQFNFLWVQNFPMFTPNTETDPGQGGQSGFSATHHPFTAPLTDADVELMVTNPLAARADHYDLVLNGVELGGGSRRIHTAKMQEYVFRQILKMSDKGVKQFSHLLEALRAGCPPHAGFALGFDRLCAVLTGTDSVRDVIAFPKSMKGEDLMVRSPGKITSEELGTYHLAFRPKEEKKKE; encoded by the exons ATGGCCCTCTCACGGCCTTCCATGAGGCGTCTCACCAGCTTGAGACCCTCAAATTTCAGACCGTGCACCAGTTTTCTCCAGCCTCGACTCATCCGCCGGCCATCAGGTGTCTCGTGGGTACCTCAACGGTTCACTCATAGTGATATCACACAGCAGCTTCGGGAAGAATGGTCGAGCTATA ATCACTTTCCCCAGGCGTCCAGTGCCAACCAGTTTGTGAATGGCCAGACAGTCACAGTACATGGCTTTCTCTCCCAGAGAAGGATATCGtccaagaagctcatctTTGCCAATGTGCAAGTCGACAATGGGCCGTCTATCCAGGTTGTATCCCACTCCGAGCCCGGTGATGAATCTAACCCTCCTCCTGGACACGAGGCCCATCTCGCTCTTAGGGCTCTGCCTCTCCACAGTCCAGTCGCAGTGACCGGAACTGTCGTATCTCAAAAAGGCGACCGAGACTTGTCTGCCTCCTCTCAAAGAGATGTTCCTGGCTCTTTTCCCAAAGGCGTCACACATCTCGAGATTTCTCTGCAGAATATTCAGCCTCTTAATGCTTTCCCCAAGGATATCATCGTGTCCAAGGGGGTGCAGTTCCCGCCCTCGGCCCGGCACCTTCAGATCCGCTTCGATGAGGCTCTCCAGGCTCGTATTCGTGCACGCCCAAAGATCGGCCATGAACTGCGCAAGTCCCTCACCGATCTTAACTTTACCGAGGTGGAAACACCAATCCTCTTCAAGTCTACGCCTGAGGGGGCTCGCGAGTTCTTAGTTCCAACACGACGGGCTGGTTTAGCATACGCCCTTCCCCAGAGCCCTCAGCAGTACAAGCAGATTCTCATGTCCAGCGGTATCCGTGGGTACTACCAGTTTGCGAGATGCTTCCGTGACGAAGACCTCAGAGCCGACAGACAGCCCGAGTTTACCCAG TTGGATCTCGAAATGTCCTTCGCCACCGGCCAAGACGTCATGCGCACAGTCGAGTCCATCATGAAAGACCTCATGAAGTCCCTCAACTCCCAATTCGAACTCGTCCAATCCGACACCAACGAGCGCTACCCCGTCCCCAGAcgcacccccccctcctccgacccatcccccaacccctggCCTGTATCAGACAAACCCTTCCCCCGAATCACCTACGAAGAAGCCATGTCCCGCTTCGGCGTTGACAAGCCCGACACCCGCATCCCCTTTGAAATAACCCCCAacgtccccctccccgaatccttcacctccatgatctcccccctcccctctcccacaaTCGACACCTTCGTCTTCACCccgaccacctccccctccattCGGGACACAACAACCTTCATccacaccttcctctccaccctcccccccgccctcttctccctcaaccccaacggcCAACCCGCCGCCCTAATAATCGacacctccaaacccctAATGGgtctctcccccctctcccactccgGCTTCGAAACAATAACCAACCtctacccctccctcacctcagGCGACGTCATCTTTTTCCAAGCCcgacctcccacccccttttcaggTGGTTCCACCGCCCTAGGCCAAATCCGCACCCTTTTATACTCCTCCGCCGTCACCTCtggcttcctccccccctctcatcAGTTTAACTTCCTCTGGGTCCAAAACTTCCCCATGTTCACACCCAACACCGAAACCGACCCgggccaaggaggccaatCAGGCTTCAGCGCAACACACCACCCCTTCACTGCCCCCCTAACCGACGCAGACGTCGAGCTGATGGTTACCAACCCCCTAGCCGCAAGAGCAGACCACTACGACCTCGTCCTCAACGGGGTTGAGCTAGGTGGTGGGTCGAGAAGGATCCACACGGCGAAAATGCAGGAGTATGTCTTTAGGCAGATTCTCAAAATGTCCGACAAGGGTGTCAAGCAATTCTCTCATCTACTCGAAGCGTTAAGAGCGGGGTGTCCGCCACACGCAGGGTTCGCGTTGGGGTTTGATCGGCTCTGTGCGGTGCTCACAGGGACAGACTCAGTAAGGGATGTGATTGCTTTTCCAAAGAGTATGAAAGGGGAGGATTTGATGGTCAGGTCGCCGGGCAAGATTACTAGTGAGGAGTTGGGGACGTATCATTTGGCTTTTAGacccaaggaggagaagaagaaggaatgA